One window from the genome of Spiractinospora alimapuensis encodes:
- a CDS encoding BMP family lipoprotein: MNNNKNAMFGIAATASALALTMTACSNGDDSGDDGGGGEAGDIRVGLAYDIGGRGDLSFNDAAYAGLELVESEMDVEINDVDAAEEETDSDKMNRLELMADEGYNPVIAVGFAYADAIAEVAPNYPDVSFAIVDENMEEHEAAETEDLSNISSLMFAENEGSFLAGAAAALSSEADHIGYVGGVQVPMIESFEAGFVAGAQEVNPDIEVESAYVSQPPDFSGFQDPARGGSIADGQIDAGADVIYHAAGGSGIGVLDSAAENEISFIGVDSDQYLTAEDEQQEFVITSMIKRVDTAVFDFVASVADGTVEGGVTRFNLENDGVDLADTNEEAYAEFADEIEELRQRVIDGDIEVPTEP; this comes from the coding sequence GTGAACAACAACAAGAACGCGATGTTCGGCATCGCCGCGACCGCGAGTGCGCTCGCGCTCACCATGACGGCCTGTTCCAACGGTGACGACTCCGGTGACGACGGAGGAGGTGGCGAGGCCGGTGATATTCGCGTCGGCCTCGCCTACGACATCGGCGGTCGTGGCGACCTTTCGTTCAACGACGCGGCCTACGCCGGGCTGGAACTCGTCGAATCCGAAATGGACGTCGAGATCAACGACGTCGACGCGGCGGAGGAAGAGACCGACTCCGACAAGATGAACCGGCTCGAACTCATGGCCGACGAGGGCTACAACCCCGTCATCGCGGTCGGGTTCGCCTACGCGGACGCGATCGCGGAGGTCGCGCCGAACTACCCCGACGTGAGCTTCGCGATCGTCGACGAGAACATGGAGGAGCACGAGGCCGCGGAGACCGAGGACCTGAGCAACATCTCCAGCCTCATGTTCGCCGAGAACGAGGGCTCCTTCCTCGCCGGTGCCGCGGCGGCCCTGTCCTCGGAGGCCGACCACATCGGCTACGTCGGCGGGGTCCAGGTGCCGATGATCGAGTCCTTCGAGGCGGGGTTCGTCGCGGGCGCCCAAGAGGTGAACCCGGACATCGAGGTCGAGAGCGCCTACGTCAGCCAGCCTCCGGACTTCAGCGGATTCCAGGACCCGGCACGTGGCGGATCCATCGCCGACGGCCAGATCGACGCCGGCGCCGACGTGATCTACCACGCCGCCGGTGGCTCGGGAATCGGCGTGCTCGACTCGGCGGCGGAGAACGAGATCAGCTTCATCGGTGTCGATTCCGACCAGTACCTCACCGCCGAGGACGAACAGCAGGAATTCGTGATCACCTCGATGATCAAGCGGGTGGACACCGCGGTGTTCGATTTCGTCGCGTCGGTGGCCGACGGCACGGTCGAGGGCGGCGTGACGCGTTTCAACCTGGAGAACGACGGCGTCGACCTCGCGGACACCAACGAAGAGGCGTACGCCGAGTTCGCCGACGAGATCGAAGAACTGCGCCAGCGGGTTATCGACGGCGACATCGAGGTCCCCACCGAACCCTGA
- a CDS encoding ABC transporter ATP-binding protein, which translates to MNDNTSGGADETSAPAVEVRGIGKRFPGVVANDDVTFSVTRGTVHALIGENGAGKSTLMKILYGMQRPDTGSIAVDGEAVSFSSPADAITHGIGMVHQHFMLADNLTVLENVVLGAERLHGIGARARARIRELSDSYGLGVQPDELMANLGVGARQRIEILKVLYRGARIIILDEPTAVLVPQEVDELFDNLRELRREGLTVLFISHKLDEVLTVADRITVIRRGTTVDTVVPENTSARELAALMVGGQLPVPELRESTVTDEVALDVRDLRVAAPDGRPVVDDVTLRIHKGEIVGIAGVEGNGQGELVEAIMGMRAIAGGTIRLGDREVTHWSTRDLRSAGIGFIPEDRHRHGLLLESPLWENRLLGHQVEPRFSAGPFLRRSAARDDANRIASEYDVRTPNVDVLADTLSGGNQQKFIVGREMSGEPLVLLAAHPTRGVDVGAQAAIWDQLRQARHQGLAVLLVSADLDELIGMSDTLHVILRGRLVAQVDQRTVTPEELGSAMSGARVSSDAADEATASDARGDVTAVDDDDDEERS; encoded by the coding sequence ATGAATGACAACACCTCAGGCGGGGCCGACGAAACGTCGGCACCCGCCGTGGAAGTTCGGGGCATCGGTAAACGGTTCCCCGGTGTCGTCGCGAACGACGACGTGACCTTTTCGGTGACCCGCGGAACCGTACACGCCCTGATCGGCGAAAACGGCGCCGGTAAGTCGACGTTGATGAAAATCCTCTACGGGATGCAACGCCCCGACACCGGAAGCATCGCGGTCGATGGCGAGGCGGTGAGTTTCTCCTCCCCCGCCGACGCGATCACCCACGGAATCGGAATGGTCCACCAGCACTTCATGCTGGCCGACAACCTGACGGTGCTGGAGAACGTGGTCCTGGGCGCCGAACGGCTGCACGGCATCGGCGCACGGGCCCGCGCCCGGATTCGGGAGCTCTCGGATTCCTACGGGCTGGGTGTCCAGCCTGACGAGCTCATGGCCAACCTCGGTGTGGGCGCCCGGCAGCGGATCGAGATCCTCAAGGTTCTCTATCGGGGCGCCAGGATCATCATCCTGGACGAACCCACCGCGGTCCTGGTCCCCCAGGAGGTCGACGAGCTGTTCGACAACCTGCGGGAGCTGCGGCGGGAGGGCCTGACCGTCCTCTTCATCTCGCACAAGTTGGACGAGGTGCTCACCGTCGCCGACCGCATCACCGTGATCCGGCGGGGCACCACCGTGGACACCGTGGTGCCGGAAAACACCTCCGCTCGGGAACTCGCCGCCCTCATGGTGGGTGGTCAACTGCCCGTCCCCGAGCTCCGCGAGTCCACTGTGACCGACGAGGTCGCCCTGGACGTCCGTGACCTACGCGTCGCCGCTCCGGACGGACGCCCGGTGGTCGACGACGTCACCCTGCGAATCCACAAGGGCGAGATCGTGGGCATCGCGGGGGTGGAAGGCAACGGCCAGGGTGAGCTCGTCGAGGCCATCATGGGCATGCGCGCCATCGCCGGCGGTACCATCCGGTTGGGGGACCGAGAGGTCACCCACTGGTCCACCCGCGACCTACGGTCCGCGGGCATCGGGTTCATCCCCGAGGACCGGCACAGGCACGGTCTCCTGCTGGAGTCGCCACTGTGGGAGAACCGGCTGCTCGGTCATCAGGTCGAGCCGCGGTTCAGCGCGGGCCCGTTCCTGCGTCGATCGGCCGCCCGGGACGACGCCAACCGGATCGCCTCCGAGTACGACGTTCGAACTCCGAACGTCGACGTCCTCGCCGACACACTCTCCGGCGGGAACCAGCAGAAGTTCATCGTCGGTCGGGAGATGAGCGGCGAGCCCCTTGTGCTCCTCGCCGCCCATCCCACCCGTGGCGTCGACGTCGGTGCCCAGGCCGCCATCTGGGACCAGCTTCGACAGGCACGCCACCAGGGCCTCGCTGTGCTACTGGTGTCCGCTGACCTGGACGAGCTCATCGGCATGTCCGACACCCTGCACGTGATCCTGCGCGGCCGCCTCGTCGCCCAGGTCGACCAGCGGACCGTGACTCCGGAGGAGCTGGGGTCGGCCATGAGCGGCGCCCGGGTGTCATCGGACGCCGCCGACGAAGCCACCGCCAGCGACGCTCGCGGCGATGTCACCGCGGTCGACGACGATGACGACGAGGAGCGGTCATGA
- a CDS encoding ABC transporter permease, whose product MSQWMGDVTARSQPATTSRTWTWWRIAVLVLAGFIAVAGVRAITGEHALTSSGTIRALIQGAVPIALCALGGLYAERAGIINIGLEGMMIVGTWTAAYATVVTGSPWLGLVGGVVGGMLGGLLHAVATVTFGVDHIVSGVAINILALSAMRYLAIQFFLDMEGGGAGQSPQLPGFPRITIPGVDLILGPVEATRWFLVSDFAALVIGLTTSMSVVTLLAILLLPGSFFLLWRTSFGLRLRSIGENPDAAESLGVPVYTYKYIALLISGGMAGLGGVFLAMVAASGYQEGQTGGRGYIGLAAMIFGNWRPTGIAMGAGLFGYTEALADRGAGETVNALLLVIGIALLAVAVFQVRRGKPVAAAVAVLVAAGALTWFFTSDTVPQQLVTSTPYIATMLVLALAAQHLRPPARVGRPWRREKSS is encoded by the coding sequence ATGAGCCAGTGGATGGGCGACGTCACCGCACGCTCCCAACCGGCCACCACCTCGCGGACCTGGACGTGGTGGCGGATCGCCGTACTGGTCTTGGCGGGGTTCATCGCGGTCGCCGGGGTGCGAGCGATCACGGGCGAGCACGCGCTGACGTCCAGCGGCACGATCCGGGCCCTGATCCAGGGGGCGGTGCCGATCGCGCTGTGCGCGCTCGGGGGGTTGTACGCCGAGCGCGCCGGGATCATCAACATCGGCCTCGAGGGCATGATGATCGTGGGGACCTGGACCGCCGCCTACGCGACCGTGGTCACCGGCAGCCCCTGGCTCGGGCTGGTCGGCGGGGTGGTCGGCGGGATGCTCGGTGGCCTGCTGCACGCGGTCGCCACCGTCACCTTCGGCGTCGACCACATCGTGTCCGGGGTCGCGATCAACATCCTGGCCCTGTCGGCCATGCGCTATTTGGCGATCCAGTTCTTCCTGGACATGGAGGGCGGCGGCGCGGGCCAGTCCCCGCAGCTTCCCGGTTTCCCTCGCATCACCATCCCAGGAGTCGACCTGATCCTCGGCCCGGTGGAGGCCACGCGATGGTTCCTGGTCTCCGACTTCGCGGCGCTGGTCATCGGGCTCACGACGTCGATGTCGGTCGTGACCCTGCTGGCGATCCTGCTCCTCCCGGGCAGCTTCTTCCTGTTGTGGCGCACCAGTTTCGGTCTGCGCCTACGCTCCATCGGGGAGAACCCCGACGCCGCGGAGTCCCTGGGCGTCCCCGTGTACACCTACAAGTACATCGCCCTGCTGATCTCCGGGGGCATGGCCGGGCTGGGTGGCGTCTTCCTCGCCATGGTGGCCGCCTCCGGGTATCAGGAGGGCCAGACCGGGGGCCGCGGATACATCGGCCTCGCGGCGATGATCTTCGGTAACTGGCGGCCCACCGGCATCGCCATGGGCGCCGGCCTGTTCGGCTACACCGAGGCCCTGGCCGACCGTGGCGCCGGGGAAACCGTCAACGCGCTCCTCCTCGTCATCGGGATCGCGTTGCTGGCCGTGGCGGTCTTCCAGGTACGCCGAGGAAAACCGGTCGCCGCCGCTGTCGCCGTCCTCGTGGCGGCCGGCGCGCTCACCTGGTTCTTCACCTCCGACACGGTGCCGCAACAGTTGGTGACATCGACGCCGTACATCGCGACAATGCTGGTGCTCGCCCTGGCGGCACAGCACCTACGGCCGCCGGCGCGGGTCGGGCGTCCGTGGCGACGGGAGAAGAGCTCTTGA
- a CDS encoding cytidine deaminase — translation MTTDKVDWPALRETAAEVMARAYAPYSGFRVGAAAVVHDGRVVTGCNVENASYGVGLCAECGLVSHLHASGGGRLVALACVDSAGSALLPCGRCRQVLFEHGGTTLLIDTPEGPRPLGELLPMAFGPQDLDRPHPDTVSPDTAS, via the coding sequence TTGACCACCGACAAGGTCGACTGGCCGGCGCTGCGCGAAACCGCCGCCGAGGTCATGGCACGAGCGTACGCCCCCTACTCGGGTTTCCGGGTGGGGGCCGCCGCGGTGGTACACGACGGCCGGGTCGTGACGGGGTGCAACGTGGAGAACGCCTCCTACGGCGTGGGCCTGTGCGCGGAGTGCGGTCTGGTCTCCCACCTCCACGCCTCCGGAGGTGGACGTCTGGTGGCGCTGGCGTGCGTGGACTCCGCCGGATCGGCCCTGCTTCCCTGCGGCCGTTGCCGACAGGTGCTGTTCGAACACGGCGGGACCACCCTCCTCATCGACACGCCGGAGGGACCGCGCCCGCTGGGCGAGCTGCTGCCGATGGCGTTCGGCCCGCAGGACCTGGACCGTCCCCACCCCGACACGGTGTCCCCCGACACCGCGTCCTGA